A section of the Paenibacillus aurantius genome encodes:
- a CDS encoding Gfo/Idh/MocA family protein, with translation MTYRAVVAGGGGIAVRHLEAMQEIEGLVPVAVAEIREERASELASQFGINAYTDYRVMIEKERPDLVIIALPHFLHKEASLFAAAQGCHILLEKPMALTTEECDDIIQAVRESGTILMVGHTQHYIAENLAAKDLVDSGELGELVMIQEVRHVPYDRPDRPGWFFEKSKAGGGILTNLGSHSIDKIQWLTGSPVTRVKASVHHGMDRGDVEGAGMAFLETATGIPAVMVQSVTRGCPAMKPNL, from the coding sequence ATGACTTACCGTGCCGTAGTAGCGGGAGGAGGCGGCATTGCCGTCCGGCACCTGGAAGCCATGCAGGAAATAGAAGGGCTGGTACCGGTGGCCGTAGCCGAAATCCGGGAAGAGAGGGCGTCGGAGCTAGCCTCCCAGTTCGGGATTAACGCTTATACCGATTACCGCGTCATGATCGAGAAAGAAAGACCGGACCTTGTCATCATTGCTCTTCCTCATTTTCTGCACAAAGAAGCTTCTCTGTTTGCAGCCGCGCAGGGCTGTCACATCTTGCTGGAGAAACCGATGGCCCTTACCACGGAGGAATGCGACGACATTATCCAGGCTGTGCGTGAGAGCGGCACTATACTCATGGTAGGCCATACGCAGCACTATATTGCGGAGAATCTGGCGGCTAAGGACTTGGTCGACAGCGGGGAACTGGGAGAGCTGGTCATGATTCAGGAGGTACGGCACGTTCCGTATGACCGGCCGGACCGGCCCGGATGGTTCTTCGAGAAGAGCAAGGCGGGAGGAGGAATTCTAACCAACCTGGGCTCCCATTCCATTGACAAAATCCAGTGGTTGACCGGCTCTCCGGTGACCCGAGTGAAGGCTTCCGTCCATCATGGAATGGACAGAGGCGATGTAGAGGGAGCCGGAATGGCCTTCCTGGAAACGGCCACTGGAATCCCGGCGGTTATGGTGCAGTCGGTTACCCGGGGATGCCCCGCCATGAAACCGAACTTATGA
- a CDS encoding extracellular solute-binding protein — MRKGLPIFIAAGMIVTTFAGCSSKGDDRAAATPTPGGEGATAVKEQTFTFLDNSHPSWPYNKDALVWKLFKEKTGVTLDVQVPSGKIEDALSVTVASGNLPDLMFTLSKGLADKYGQQGALVNILDYAKDMPNFKKWMSEHPTETQNALSSDGKMYLFPNQGIGETNRMNWMYREDVFKKLGLSEPQTWDDLYASLKKIKEAYPKSYPLSFRSGLQYIRNFAPAFQTGHDMYYSFEQKTWRYGPVEDNYKKLIEYLNKFYKEGLIPPDFLSVDTKVWQDLMSTDRAFVTVDYIGRIDFFNSALRKDNPAFNLAFMATPAGWSGGPRKNAYTQYVEAGFMVSSTSKKIKDVMKFFDFFYTEEGRNLVSWGKEGTTYQTVNGKKQFIEKYADVADLRKKTGLSTDGAYILFDYDAHLSLSSPELQTAYKQAPQYDSEQQPRPAFTPEEMEILSTVGDTITKKRDENITKFILGERSLDEWPKYVEEMKKLGLDKITEIYKTAHDRSQKAQQK; from the coding sequence ATGAGAAAAGGATTGCCGATATTTATCGCAGCAGGGATGATAGTAACCACGTTTGCCGGGTGCTCCAGCAAGGGGGATGACCGTGCAGCGGCTACGCCTACGCCTGGGGGAGAGGGAGCGACTGCGGTTAAGGAGCAGACCTTCACGTTTCTGGATAACTCCCACCCGAGTTGGCCGTACAACAAAGATGCTCTGGTTTGGAAGCTTTTCAAGGAAAAAACGGGGGTAACCCTGGATGTTCAAGTCCCGTCCGGTAAAATTGAGGATGCTCTAAGCGTAACGGTGGCTTCGGGTAATTTGCCGGATCTTATGTTTACCCTTAGCAAAGGGCTAGCCGACAAATACGGCCAGCAGGGGGCCTTGGTTAATATTTTGGACTATGCCAAGGATATGCCGAATTTCAAAAAGTGGATGAGCGAGCATCCGACCGAAACCCAAAATGCCCTCTCTTCCGATGGGAAGATGTACTTATTCCCCAATCAGGGGATCGGGGAAACCAATCGGATGAACTGGATGTACCGCGAGGATGTGTTTAAGAAGCTTGGCCTTAGCGAGCCCCAAACGTGGGACGATTTGTATGCCTCCCTTAAGAAAATCAAAGAAGCCTACCCTAAGAGCTATCCCTTGTCTTTCCGTTCGGGTCTTCAGTACATCCGAAATTTTGCCCCCGCCTTCCAGACCGGGCATGACATGTACTACAGTTTCGAGCAGAAAACTTGGCGCTACGGTCCTGTCGAGGACAATTACAAGAAGCTGATCGAGTACTTAAACAAATTTTACAAAGAGGGCTTGATTCCGCCTGACTTTCTTTCGGTGGATACCAAGGTGTGGCAGGATCTCATGTCAACCGACCGTGCGTTCGTGACCGTGGACTATATCGGCCGGATCGATTTCTTCAACTCAGCCCTGCGCAAGGACAATCCGGCGTTCAATCTGGCTTTCATGGCTACCCCTGCCGGTTGGAGCGGAGGGCCGCGTAAAAATGCGTATACGCAATATGTCGAGGCGGGCTTTATGGTGTCGTCTACCTCGAAGAAGATCAAGGACGTCATGAAGTTCTTTGATTTCTTCTATACCGAAGAAGGACGGAACCTGGTCAGCTGGGGCAAAGAGGGTACGACCTATCAGACGGTGAACGGGAAGAAACAGTTTATTGAGAAGTATGCGGATGTAGCCGACCTACGGAAGAAAACGGGATTGTCCACAGATGGCGCTTATATCCTGTTCGATTATGATGCCCATCTTTCGCTGTCTTCTCCCGAACTGCAGACCGCCTACAAGCAGGCTCCTCAATACGACAGCGAGCAGCAGCCTCGTCCTGCGTTTACGCCGGAAGAGATGGAGATCCTGTCCACGGTAGGAGATACCATCACGAAGAAACGCGATGAGAATATTACCAAGTTCATCCTGGGAGAACGCAGTTTGGACGAATGGCCGAAATACGTGGAAGAGATGAAGAAGCTTGGGCTGGATAAAATCACGGAAATTTACAAAACGGCTCATGACCGTTCTCAAAAAGCCCAGCAAAAATAG
- a CDS encoding carbohydrate ABC transporter permease: MKAKWNGTDLIIGILLLGVVAATLLPFVYMIAVSLSKDVYVLKGEVSLWPKGFNLKMYRLVLNDPRITTSYLNTILYVALGTTVSLLITSAGAFAISKKEMPLHKTFTLLIVFTMFFSGGMIPTFLVVKSYGLIDTIWAMVLPTAISTWNLIVMRTFFSAMPKEIEESGKLDGLNDIGIFFRLVLPLSTAVLATIGLFYAVGIWNNFTSALLYLRDQDRFPLQVVLRNIVLQGQITSSDVSSVGGDNLVVDDSLKFATIVVSTLPILLVYPFLQKYFVKGAMIGSVKG, translated from the coding sequence ATGAAAGCCAAATGGAATGGGACGGATCTTATCATTGGAATCCTGCTGCTCGGTGTCGTGGCGGCGACTCTTCTGCCTTTTGTGTATATGATTGCCGTTTCCTTAAGCAAGGACGTTTATGTTCTGAAAGGGGAAGTCAGTCTTTGGCCGAAAGGCTTTAATCTGAAAATGTACCGGCTGGTCTTGAATGATCCCCGGATCACCACGAGCTATTTGAACACGATCCTCTATGTCGCCCTGGGAACAACGGTTTCTCTGCTCATCACGTCAGCCGGTGCTTTCGCTATCTCCAAAAAAGAGATGCCCCTGCACAAAACCTTCACACTCCTGATTGTCTTCACCATGTTCTTCAGTGGGGGAATGATTCCTACCTTTCTCGTCGTCAAAAGCTATGGATTGATCGATACGATTTGGGCAATGGTCCTGCCAACCGCCATAAGCACGTGGAATTTGATCGTCATGAGGACCTTCTTCAGCGCGATGCCTAAGGAGATAGAGGAATCGGGCAAACTGGATGGGCTCAACGACATAGGAATCTTTTTTCGGCTGGTACTGCCTCTATCCACAGCGGTTCTGGCGACCATCGGCCTTTTCTACGCGGTTGGCATATGGAACAACTTTACTTCCGCCCTCCTGTATTTACGCGACCAGGATAGGTTCCCGCTTCAAGTGGTTCTCCGCAATATTGTCCTGCAGGGCCAGATTACTTCTTCCGACGTTTCCAGTGTAGGAGGGGATAACCTGGTGGTAGACGATTCGCTTAAGTTTGCTACGATTGTGGTATCCACCCTGCCGATTCTACTGGTTTATCCATTCCTTCAAAAATATTTCGTTAAAGGCGCCATGATCGGCTCTGTGAAAGGCTAG
- a CDS encoding ABC transporter permease — protein MPLNEITAAAQPSVSSAVKRSVRSSPLQRWNKGKYLLLLFLPTLLYYLMFKYAPMFGLMISFKNYNLFKGIWASDWVGLKYYRLFLNNPDSFLLIKNTFLLGLYKLVFGFPAPIVLAILMNEVKNAFFKRFVQTVSYLPHFISNVVVAGMVILFLSPSSGVVNHMLQAFGLDPINFMVKPDLFRPVYVLSEIWQHVGWETIIYLAALTSIDPQLYEASEMDGAGRWKKIVHVTLPGITPAIVILLILNVGHVLDIGFEKVFLLYNPAVYETADIISTYVYRTGIGQGNYSYATAIDLFTGIVSLVFIYSANWISRKVGDTSLW, from the coding sequence ATGCCCTTGAATGAAATAACCGCGGCCGCCCAGCCCTCCGTATCCTCAGCCGTCAAACGCTCGGTACGGTCTTCCCCTCTTCAAAGATGGAACAAAGGCAAATACCTGCTTCTGCTCTTCCTGCCAACCCTCCTTTACTATCTGATGTTCAAGTATGCTCCCATGTTCGGCCTTATGATTTCTTTCAAGAATTACAACTTGTTTAAAGGGATATGGGCAAGCGATTGGGTGGGACTCAAATATTACCGCTTGTTTCTTAACAATCCCGATTCTTTCCTCTTGATTAAAAACACTTTCCTGCTTGGGCTGTATAAGCTGGTTTTCGGCTTTCCGGCTCCCATTGTTCTGGCCATTCTGATGAATGAAGTGAAGAATGCTTTCTTTAAACGATTCGTTCAGACGGTCAGTTACCTGCCTCATTTCATCTCCAATGTGGTGGTGGCGGGCATGGTCATCCTCTTTCTCTCGCCGTCCAGCGGAGTGGTTAATCACATGCTCCAAGCCTTCGGACTCGATCCGATCAATTTTATGGTCAAGCCTGACTTGTTCCGCCCGGTGTATGTGCTCTCGGAAATTTGGCAGCATGTCGGCTGGGAAACCATTATCTATTTGGCCGCCCTGACCTCCATTGATCCCCAGCTGTATGAGGCCAGCGAAATGGATGGGGCGGGCAGGTGGAAGAAAATCGTTCATGTTACTCTACCCGGCATCACACCGGCCATCGTCATTCTTCTTATTCTTAACGTCGGGCACGTTCTGGATATCGGGTTCGAGAAGGTGTTCCTGCTGTATAACCCGGCCGTTTATGAAACGGCGGATATCATCAGTACCTATGTATACCGGACAGGGATCGGCCAGGGCAATTACAGCTACGCGACGGCTATCGATTTATTTACGGGGATCGTCAGCCTGGTGTTTATCTATTCCGCCAACTGGATAAGCCGAAAAGTCGGGGATACCAGTTTATGGTAA
- a CDS encoding helix-turn-helix domain-containing protein encodes MAFFQDFLTQSAALFQHKKAESDHITSFVFDYVNRHFGSDLSLDIVSAKLNITGAYLSTYFKEKTGTTFTDYINSVRMSKAMELLKDTDLKIQDIAQLVGYYNVASFNRVFKKHSGLTPSEFRRTGSSTD; translated from the coding sequence ATGGCCTTTTTTCAGGATTTCCTTACCCAGTCGGCTGCCTTGTTCCAGCATAAAAAGGCGGAGAGTGACCACATCACGAGCTTTGTGTTCGATTATGTGAACCGACATTTTGGGAGTGATTTGTCCCTCGACATCGTGTCGGCCAAATTGAACATCACCGGCGCTTATCTATCCACCTATTTCAAAGAAAAAACCGGGACAACCTTCACCGATTATATAAACAGTGTCCGCATGTCCAAGGCAATGGAGCTCTTAAAGGACACCGATCTTAAGATCCAGGATATCGCTCAGCTTGTCGGGTATTACAATGTTGCCTCCTTCAACCGGGTCTTCAAAAAGCATTCCGGCCTCACCCCCAGCGAATTCCGCCGGACCGGTTCCTCGACCGATTAG
- the proB gene encoding glutamate 5-kinase, whose product MVPQEIWLYRILPKGHDEMQRIVIKIGSSSLTSDEGGLNRSRVEFFASELASLHNEGHQVLLVTSGAVAAGFTRIGYKKKPKHLHEKQASAALGQALLMQAYQEAFAKDRIGAAQILLTRSDFSNRKRIHNALMTIDELLKHGILPIVNENDTVSVDELKFGDNDMLSALVANLVKANRLLILTDTDGLYTEDPRKNADARKIERVDQISDELLKLAGGSGSSVGTGGMRSKIEAARIATRGGIPVFVGKVSETGDLKAAAAGDGKGTYFDTSLNTMSMKKQWVRFHSLPQGSITVDDGAQDALLSGGKSLLPAGVTDVSGDFNPGDVVEVLNSLHQPIGRGVVNYASWQLQVVAGLSTEEVSKRVEVHRIEVIHRDEWITIG is encoded by the coding sequence ATGGTACCCCAGGAAATCTGGCTTTATCGAATCCTTCCGAAAGGACATGACGAAATGCAGCGCATCGTGATCAAGATAGGCAGCAGTTCCCTTACCTCTGATGAAGGAGGGCTGAACCGCAGCAGGGTCGAGTTCTTTGCCTCTGAGCTTGCATCCCTTCATAATGAAGGGCACCAGGTTCTACTGGTCACCTCAGGAGCCGTGGCTGCGGGGTTTACAAGAATCGGCTACAAGAAGAAACCGAAGCACCTGCATGAGAAGCAGGCTTCCGCCGCCCTGGGGCAGGCCCTGTTAATGCAGGCTTACCAAGAGGCCTTCGCCAAAGACCGCATCGGGGCCGCTCAGATTCTGCTCACCCGTTCCGATTTCTCCAACCGCAAAAGAATACATAATGCGCTGATGACGATCGATGAGCTGCTGAAGCACGGCATTCTTCCTATTGTTAATGAGAATGACACCGTGTCGGTCGATGAACTGAAATTCGGGGACAATGACATGTTGTCGGCTCTCGTGGCCAACCTGGTGAAAGCCAACCGGCTTCTTATTTTGACGGATACGGACGGTCTTTATACCGAGGATCCGCGTAAGAATGCTGATGCCCGCAAAATCGAACGGGTGGACCAAATCAGCGATGAGCTGCTAAAGCTTGCCGGGGGCTCCGGGTCCTCCGTCGGTACCGGTGGGATGCGCTCCAAGATCGAAGCCGCCCGTATTGCCACGCGAGGAGGAATCCCCGTCTTTGTAGGAAAAGTAAGCGAGACGGGAGACCTGAAGGCTGCCGCGGCGGGGGATGGAAAAGGCACGTATTTCGATACCAGCCTAAATACCATGTCCATGAAGAAGCAATGGGTCCGTTTCCATTCCCTCCCCCAAGGCTCGATTACGGTAGATGACGGGGCTCAAGACGCCTTGCTTTCGGGAGGCAAGAGCCTTCTGCCCGCGGGGGTCACCGATGTCTCGGGGGATTTTAACCCCGGTGATGTGGTGGAGGTTCTCAACTCCCTGCATCAGCCGATTGGCCGCGGGGTCGTTAACTATGCTTCCTGGCAGCTCCAGGTGGTGGCCGGCCTTTCTACCGAAGAAGTCTCCAAGCGTGTCGAGGTCCACCGGATCGAGGTCATTCACCGGGACGAATGGATCACCATAGGTTGA
- a CDS encoding glutamate-5-semialdehyde dehydrogenase — protein MSEVFQKATLAKQAAPVLNQLTTEQKNAALERMAQALIDRQDDIIAANKEDLERGAANGMSSSLLDRLTLTSKRVEDIAEGLRQIVELPDPIGDLLEEFERPNGLLVRKVRVPLGLIGIIYEARPNVTVDAAGLCLKSGNAVILRGGSDALSSNQKIVQVLHDALAETDIPVDALQLITNPDRNSVDEMLRLNGLVDVVIPRGGRSLIERVVKNATVPVIETGAGVCHTYLDDGADFKKACDISINAKVQRPSVCNSMETLLVHQEFAHHYLMEIADKLIAAGVEIRGDMRTRDIISGIKEAKEEDWGTEYNDYILNIRIVNHLDEAIDHINRYGTKHSECIVTEDPDRARRFMLEVDAAAVYQNASTRFTDGFEFGFGAEIGISTQKLHARGPMGLPALTSTKYCVYGNGQIRQ, from the coding sequence ATGAGCGAAGTTTTCCAAAAAGCAACCCTAGCTAAGCAGGCTGCCCCCGTCCTTAATCAACTGACGACCGAACAGAAAAATGCCGCCCTGGAACGTATGGCCCAGGCCCTGATCGATCGGCAGGATGATATCATTGCCGCAAATAAAGAAGATTTGGAACGGGGTGCCGCTAACGGCATGAGTTCCTCTCTTCTAGACCGTCTGACGCTTACGTCCAAGCGCGTCGAAGATATTGCCGAAGGGTTAAGACAGATTGTCGAACTGCCCGATCCTATAGGAGATCTGCTAGAAGAGTTCGAACGGCCGAACGGCCTGCTGGTGCGCAAGGTGCGCGTCCCCTTAGGTTTGATCGGGATTATTTATGAAGCGCGTCCTAATGTAACCGTGGATGCGGCCGGGCTGTGTCTGAAATCAGGCAATGCCGTTATTCTGCGCGGCGGCTCGGACGCCCTTTCTTCCAACCAGAAGATAGTCCAGGTCCTCCATGACGCTTTAGCGGAAACCGACATACCGGTTGATGCCCTTCAGCTCATCACCAATCCGGACCGGAATTCCGTTGACGAAATGCTTCGGCTTAACGGACTCGTCGATGTGGTCATCCCACGCGGCGGCCGTTCCTTAATTGAACGTGTTGTTAAGAACGCCACGGTACCCGTCATCGAAACAGGGGCTGGCGTATGCCATACTTATCTCGATGATGGCGCCGATTTCAAGAAGGCCTGCGATATTTCCATAAACGCGAAGGTTCAACGTCCCTCCGTCTGCAATTCGATGGAGACTCTGCTTGTTCACCAGGAATTCGCCCACCACTATCTAATGGAAATCGCCGACAAGTTGATTGCGGCCGGCGTTGAGATTAGAGGCGATATGCGGACACGGGATATTATAAGCGGAATTAAGGAAGCTAAGGAAGAAGACTGGGGCACCGAATATAATGATTATATTTTGAATATCCGCATTGTGAACCATCTCGACGAGGCCATCGATCATATTAACCGCTACGGCACCAAGCATTCGGAATGCATCGTAACGGAAGACCCCGACCGGGCCCGCCGCTTTATGCTCGAGGTGGATGCCGCAGCCGTTTACCAGAACGCTTCGACCCGGTTTACGGATGGATTCGAATTCGGGTTCGGTGCGGAAATCGGGATCAGTACCCAGAAGCTTCATGCACGTGGCCCGATGGGACTGCCTGCCCTTACTTCCACCAAATACTGTGTCTATGGCAACGGCCAGATCAGACAGTAA
- the proC gene encoding pyrroline-5-carboxylate reductase, giving the protein MTKGLADKKICFLGAGSMAEAIFRGLLESGKTSPDQICATNRSNQSRLDELSARYSIQTTNDPSAIRDYLALSDIVVLAMKPKDVMEALRHYKSLLREDKLLVSVVAGLSMETMYGLLGNSMPIARTMPNTSSTIGLGATGIAFSSSADKEHKESVLDMFRSVGKVLVIEEKQLDILTGVSGSGPAYVYYMMEAMIEGGIRGGLSAEDARILTVQTFLGAASMVQQTEEDPAVLRRKVTSPNGTTQAAIEKLDEFRFPQAVQEAVLRSAERAAEIGNAISLEATKRE; this is encoded by the coding sequence ATGACTAAAGGGTTGGCGGATAAAAAAATATGTTTTCTTGGAGCGGGTTCCATGGCGGAAGCGATCTTCCGCGGGCTGCTCGAAAGCGGAAAGACATCGCCGGACCAAATCTGCGCGACCAATCGCAGCAACCAGTCCCGGCTGGATGAGCTGTCCGCGCGTTACTCCATCCAAACCACCAACGATCCCTCTGCCATTCGGGACTACCTTGCCTTATCGGATATTGTGGTTTTGGCGATGAAGCCGAAAGACGTGATGGAGGCCCTCCGTCACTATAAAAGCTTATTACGCGAAGACAAGCTGCTGGTGTCGGTCGTTGCCGGCCTGTCCATGGAGACCATGTACGGGCTGCTCGGCAATTCCATGCCCATTGCCCGGACCATGCCGAATACGTCGAGCACCATTGGGCTCGGAGCGACCGGAATCGCGTTCTCCTCTTCCGCCGATAAGGAGCACAAGGAAAGCGTCCTGGACATGTTCCGATCGGTGGGGAAAGTACTCGTTATTGAAGAAAAGCAACTGGATATCTTAACAGGCGTGTCGGGAAGCGGCCCCGCCTATGTATATTACATGATGGAAGCCATGATTGAGGGCGGCATCCGTGGGGGGCTTTCGGCCGAGGACGCGAGAATACTCACGGTTCAAACCTTCCTGGGCGCGGCTTCAATGGTACAGCAGACCGAGGAGGATCCGGCGGTTTTGCGTCGGAAAGTAACCTCGCCTAATGGAACCACCCAAGCCGCGATTGAAAAGCTGGACGAGTTCCGGTTCCCACAGGCCGTTCAAGAAGCGGTGCTGCGATCCGCCGAAAGAGCCGCGGAGATCGGGAATGCGATCAGCCTGGAGGCTACCAAACGGGAATAA
- a CDS encoding 2,3-diketo-5-methylthiopentyl-1-phosphate enolase: MATYRLYDEKADFTKKAQGIAVGLTVGSWTELPEANKKSMEPHLGRVVNLVVHEPEPGSPITERYADIQIAYPDVNFSRDLPALLVTTFGKLSMDGKIKLMDLHFSEEFASGFPGPKFGLKGVREQLGVWDRPLLMSIFKSVIGHDLDGLREQFYRQALGGVDLIKDDEILFENPLTPIEKRVRVCMEAARQAQEKTGQKLLYAVNLTGPTFGLLDQARKAIEAGANALLFNVLAYGVDVLAELSRHPDISVPIAAHPALAGALYPSPYHGISAPLLLGKLLRMAGADLVLFPSPYGSVVMPREENLAIQHALVTEAFEQDYLTSSSETNSKTSAWSLKQSAPVPSAGIHPGLVPLILKDFGSEVVVNAGGGIHGHPMGTEAGGAAFRQAIKATQEGVSLREYALTHPELQTAIDTWGIKE, translated from the coding sequence ATGGCCACTTATCGCTTATATGACGAGAAAGCAGATTTCACCAAAAAAGCGCAAGGGATTGCCGTCGGACTGACCGTAGGCAGCTGGACCGAGCTACCCGAAGCCAATAAGAAATCAATGGAACCGCATCTTGGCCGGGTGGTCAACCTGGTCGTGCACGAACCGGAACCGGGCAGTCCGATTACCGAACGGTATGCCGATATTCAAATCGCTTACCCGGATGTTAATTTCAGCCGGGATCTCCCTGCCCTGCTCGTCACGACCTTCGGCAAGCTGTCCATGGACGGCAAAATCAAGCTGATGGATCTCCATTTCTCCGAGGAATTCGCCAGCGGATTTCCAGGGCCGAAGTTTGGCTTAAAAGGAGTAAGGGAACAGCTCGGCGTCTGGGACCGCCCTTTGCTGATGAGCATTTTTAAATCCGTGATCGGCCATGATTTGGACGGGCTGAGGGAGCAGTTCTATCGACAGGCTCTCGGCGGAGTGGACCTGATCAAGGACGATGAAATCCTCTTTGAGAATCCTCTTACCCCCATTGAGAAAAGAGTCCGGGTCTGCATGGAGGCGGCGAGACAAGCCCAGGAGAAGACGGGACAAAAGCTTCTTTATGCCGTGAATCTGACCGGACCTACCTTTGGTCTTCTGGACCAAGCGAGAAAAGCCATTGAAGCCGGTGCGAATGCCCTGCTCTTCAATGTGCTCGCTTATGGAGTGGATGTGCTGGCCGAGCTTAGCCGTCATCCCGACATCAGCGTTCCCATCGCGGCTCATCCGGCACTGGCCGGCGCCTTATACCCATCCCCGTATCACGGCATTTCCGCTCCCCTGCTGTTAGGAAAGCTGCTTAGAATGGCGGGTGCGGACCTGGTTCTCTTCCCTTCCCCATACGGGTCGGTCGTCATGCCGCGGGAAGAGAACCTCGCCATCCAGCACGCTTTGGTAACCGAGGCTTTCGAGCAGGATTACCTGACTTCCTCTTCTGAAACGAACAGCAAGACATCCGCCTGGTCGTTGAAGCAGAGCGCGCCGGTTCCTTCGGCAGGCATCCATCCGGGGCTGGTCCCTCTAATCCTTAAGGATTTCGGATCAGAAGTCGTGGTCAATGCCGGAGGCGGGATCCACGGCCACCCTATGGGTACAGAGGCGGGCGGAGCGGCTTTCCGCCAGGCGATCAAGGCGACACAAGAAGGAGTTTCGCTGCGGGAATACGCCCTGACTCATCCAGAGCTTCAGACAGCCATAGACACTTGGGGGATCAAAGAATGA
- a CDS encoding 2-hydroxy-3-keto-5-methylthiopentenyl-1-phosphate phosphatase, producing MTIRKPVIFCDFDGTITVNDNIIAIMKHFQPEGWEELVNGVIDQSITIQEGVGGMFRLLPSSSKDEIVQFALNNMKIRDGFQQLLDMCRAENIEFLVTSGGIDFFVYPTLQPFGIAPEQIFCNESNFTGDQIEILWPHACDPDCPSQGCGMCKTAIIRRYPADQYHRILIGDSVTDFAGAQLVDTVFARSHLVDKCRELGMPFYEYHDFHDVIRKLKEIHLVGDKA from the coding sequence ATGACCATCCGTAAGCCCGTTATCTTCTGTGATTTTGACGGAACCATCACCGTCAACGACAACATCATCGCCATCATGAAGCATTTTCAGCCGGAGGGCTGGGAAGAGCTGGTGAACGGGGTTATTGACCAAAGCATCACCATCCAGGAAGGGGTCGGCGGAATGTTTCGCCTGCTCCCCTCCTCATCTAAGGACGAGATTGTTCAGTTTGCTTTGAATAACATGAAGATCCGTGACGGCTTCCAGCAGCTGTTGGATATGTGCCGCGCCGAGAATATTGAATTCCTGGTCACCAGCGGCGGGATCGATTTTTTCGTTTATCCTACGCTCCAGCCCTTTGGAATCGCACCGGAGCAAATCTTCTGCAACGAAAGCAACTTTACCGGGGACCAAATCGAGATTTTGTGGCCGCATGCCTGTGACCCGGATTGCCCTTCACAAGGGTGCGGCATGTGCAAAACGGCCATTATTCGCCGGTACCCTGCCGATCAATACCACCGCATTCTCATCGGGGACAGCGTGACGGATTTTGCCGGGGCTCAGCTGGTGGACACCGTTTTCGCTCGGTCCCATCTGGTGGACAAGTGCCGGGAGCTGGGAATGCCCTTCTACGAATACCATGACTTCCACGACGTTATTCGCAAGCTTAAGGAAATACATTTAGTAGGTGATAAGGCATGA
- the mtnB gene encoding methylthioribulose 1-phosphate dehydratase encodes MTSYSLEQRQAAFEELREVKAEFAAKGWFPGTSGNLSVRIGDIRGEEFQFAITSSGKDKSKQTPEDFLVVDAAGQSVETTKLKPSAETLIHCEIYKATGCGAVFHVHTVFNNLVSEWFGDKGQIPVEGVELIKAFNIWEEEAIIHIPVLPNYAHIPRIAEQVAGALVPRIPGIVLRKHGIYAWGANSFEAKRHLEAFEFLFEYVYRMELLKK; translated from the coding sequence ATGACTTCTTATTCATTGGAGCAAAGACAAGCAGCATTCGAGGAGCTGAGAGAGGTTAAGGCTGAATTCGCGGCCAAAGGCTGGTTCCCTGGGACAAGCGGGAATCTTTCGGTTCGTATCGGAGACATACGCGGAGAAGAATTTCAGTTTGCCATCACCTCAAGCGGGAAGGACAAATCCAAGCAGACGCCGGAGGATTTTCTGGTGGTGGACGCAGCCGGACAATCCGTAGAAACTACCAAGCTGAAGCCTTCGGCGGAGACGCTCATTCATTGCGAAATCTACAAAGCCACGGGCTGCGGAGCGGTCTTTCATGTTCATACCGTCTTTAACAACCTGGTGTCCGAGTGGTTCGGTGACAAGGGTCAGATCCCGGTGGAAGGGGTGGAGCTCATCAAGGCGTTCAATATTTGGGAAGAGGAAGCCATTATCCACATCCCTGTCCTCCCCAACTACGCCCATATCCCCCGGATCGCCGAACAGGTGGCGGGAGCCCTCGTGCCCCGCATTCCCGGCATTGTTCTCCGCAAGCACGGCATCTATGCCTGGGGGGCCAACTCCTTTGAAGCGAAGCGGCATCTCGAGGCGTTCGAATTCCTTTTTGAATACGTTTATCGCATGGAGCTTCTCAAGAAGTAA